The Acinetobacter calcoaceticus sequence TAAGATGATCCGGTATTACAATAATTGAGCGTTTTTCATCATCAGGTTTATGAAATTGTTTCATGAAAGGATGTTGGTCGGCATTAATGGTTAATAGCGACATCGATCTCACTTTCTGCTCATCAATTATCGTTTCTTCATAGATCGCAGCAAGTGTAAAAGGTTGCCCATCTTGACGGAATATGCCGTACCAATGCGCTTTTCCATTAATATATTTTGGTTCATAAATTGCTTCAACAGGAATAAGGGTAAATTGGTCATTTGACCACGCATGTTTAAACGAACGTTTTTGCTCTACGGTCTCCGTTCTTGCATTATAAGTTGCATACTTGAAAGAAATTTCTTTTGCATAGGGCGGAAGCATTCCAAATTTAGCTTTTCGCCATTCAACTTCATTTTGATGGGATAAAATGAGAGGGCAATCATCGCTAGGATAGACGTCCATCTTATATTCAAAAGTTGGTTCAAATAAGTTTAATTGATTGGCATGAGTTTTCTTTATGGGTTTAAAATTTGCGCACATAAGATATCCCTATATATAAAATACTCTTCAATTACAGCTTCTAACTTTTAACTTCTTTAGATGTATATTTTTATAATTAGAATTGTCTCTTTGAGTATTAATTTTTATCTATCAATTACTTCGTTAATAAATGGTTATTTAAAATTATGTTCATTTTAGAAAGTATTAAGATATAAAATTAATAGAGTAAGTATAAAAAAAGATCGACCTTAAGTTTAAGTTACTCATCTTAAAGGTAACTTTGTATAAGTGTTCATCCATTTTGAATAGCTACTTTTATGCAACAGAGCCTTTCAGAAATTTAGATTTTAATAGATTCGTTATTCATCATAATACAAATCATATAGAGAACTCATACAAACCCTTTATTAGAGGTTTGAAAATTCTCGGAAAATTTTGACAATTTATAAGGTGGACACATGAATAAACATTTATTGGCTAAAATTACTTTATTAGGTGCCGCTCAGCTACTTACACTCAACTCTGCATTTGCTGATATTCCTCTTACTCCATCTCAGTTTGCTAAAGCGAAAACAGAAAATTTTGACAAGAAAGTTATTCTCTCTAATTTAAATAAGCCACATGCTTTGTTGTGGGGGCCTGATAATCAAATTTGGTTAACTGAGCGGGCAACAGGCAAGATTCTAAGAGTTAATCCAGAGTCGGGTAGTGTAAAAACAGTTTTTCAAGTTCCTGAAATTGTAAATGATGCGGATGGACAAAATGGTTTATTAGGTTTTGCCTTCCATCCTGACTTTAAACATAATCCTTATATCTATGTTTCAGGCACATTTAAAAATCCGAAATCTACAGATAAAGAATTACCGAATCAAACGATTATTCGTCGATATACCTATAACAAGGCAACAGATAGTTTTGAAAAGCCTGTAGATTTATTAGCTGGATTACCTTCATCGAAAGACCATCAGTCGGGCCGTCTTGTCATTGGTCCAGACCAAAAGATTTACTATACGATTGGTGATCAGGGGCGTAACCAGCTTGCTTATTTATTCTTGCCAAACCAAGCACAACATACGCCGACTCAACAGGAACTGAGCGGCAAAGACTATCATGCCTATATGGGTAAAGTATTACGCTTAAATCTGGATGGAAGTATTCCAAAAGATAATCCAAGTTTTAATGGTGTAGTTAGTCATATTTATACGCTCGGTCATCGTAACCCACAGGGCTTAGCATTTACTCCAAATGGAAAACTACTGCAATCTGAACAGGGCCCAAACTCTGACGATGAAATTAATCTCATTGTTAAAGGTGGTAACTATGGTTGGCCAAATGTAGCGGGTTATAAAGATGACAGCGGTTATGCGTATGCAAATTATTCGGCAGCAACCAATAAAGCACAAATTAAAGATTTAGGACAAAATGGTTTAAAAGTAGCAGCAGGTGTTCCTGTGACTAAAGAGTCTGAATGGACTGGTAAAAACTTTGTGCCGCCGCTAAAAACCTTATATACCGTCCAAGATACCTATAACTATAATGACCCCACTTGCGGGGAGATGACTTACATTTGCTGGCCAACAGTTGCGCCGTCATCTGCTTATGTCTATAAGGGCGGCAAAAAAGCAATTTCTGGTTGGGAAAATACATTATTGGTTCCATCTTTAAAGCGCGGTGTTATTTTCCGTATTAAGCTAGATCCAACTTACAGTGCTACTTATGATGATGCTGTACCGATGTTTAAGAGCAATAACCGTTATCGTGATGTGATTGCAAGTCCAGATGGGAATGTTTTATACGTGTTAACTGATACTGCCGGAAATGTCCAAAAAGATGATGGTTCTGTAACGAATACATTAGAAAACCCCGGATCTCTGATTAGATTTACATATAAAGCTCAGTAACAGAGGCTATTAAAAAAACCGATCTACATAAGATCGGTTTTTTTCAGTTTAAGAAAAACTATTCAGTTACGACTAATACCGGTAAATGAATTTCTCCTAAAAGAGCTTGAGTCACACTTCCTAAGAAGAACTTTTTAAACCCTTTTCGACCATGAGAGCCAATGACTAACAAGTCTGCTTTGAGCTCAGTAGCTGCTTTAATAATTTCTGTGTGAATTGTTTGACCTTCAACAATTTTTGTTTCAACAGAAATTCCATGTTGGCTAAATTGCTCTTTTGCTTGGTCTAAAATACCCTGAATAGATGCTTTAGCTTTATTAAAATAATCCTGTGCTAATTCTGTACTATCAATGAATTCTACAGAAATAAAAGGATCTATCGTAAGCGCATATACTAGAGTCACTTTACTACCAAAGGCTTTAGCAAGACTTGCAGCGTGATTTACAGCAATGAGTGAAGTAGGAGAACCATCGACTGGAACCAAAATATGGTGGTAACTCATATATTGCTCCTTATTGTCTTTTGACAATGTTTATCTTAGAAGAAATTAAGTTTGTTATCGTTATGGTTATATTATCGCCAATTTTTATAATTTTATTGTTTATTTTTAGTGTGAATAAGTGAGCCGTAAATTCTCTTAAGCATTTATCTTAAGACATGATAATGACTTTCTAAATAAGGCTGATTTTGCTTAAGTATAGAGATAACTTGGTTAGCATCAACAGCAGATTCAAACAAAAATCCTTGGCCTATGTTGTATCCAAATTGACGAAGTAATTCTTCTTGTTCTGGGGTTTCGATGCCCTCTGCAATGAGCCCAAGTGACAGATTAGGGGCGAGTAACCCAATCGCTTGTACAATGGCATAGATAGATGGGTCATGTTGCATCTTTTGTATAAAACTACAATCCACTTTTAAACTGTCAATTGGATAGTCACGAATATGGGTAAGCGATGAAAAACCTGTACCAAAGTCGTCTAGTGCAATACGTACACCATGTTGTTTTAATTTATTGAGCGCTCGGATCACATAATCTGAACCTCGGTCACCCAGCATATGTTCAGTGACTTCTACTTCAATATAATGTGTTGGAATTTGAAATTGATTGATCTTTTTCAAAAGCCGTTCAGCATAGTTGTCTCTTAAAAACTCGACAGGTGCAGCATTGAGCGAAACAGGAAGAGGTTTAATATCAAGATCTATCCATTTTGCGATGTCACGTAAAACTTGATGCTGCATAGTTTCACCGATTTTACTCGCTAAGTTATAATCTTTAAAAGCCTCTGCAATTTGTGATGGATAACCTCTTTGAGCTGAAGTTGTATGCCATCGTAATAAAGCTTCAAAACCTACAACACGATGGGTTCTTAAGTCGACTTTGGGTTGATAGTAGGGCTGGATTGTATGATGGCGAATAAGCTGTCGCGCTAAATTAAGTTGAGATGCGACTGTTTCGGTCATTTGCATCATGCATGGATCATACATGCGAATACCGCCACGACCACGGGCTTTTAAGTCATGCAATGCCATATCTGCACAACTTAGTAAACCTGACTGGTCTATAGCATCTTGGGGATAGATCGCACAACCGATACTCATACCGCCATTTAGAGCATTACCTAAATAGGTAATAGGCAGATTTAGCTGCTGAAGTAAAATGGCTGCTAGATCGCGTACATCATTTTCAGATTTAAGGTTATTAATAATAACTGCAAACTCATCTCCACCCAGTCTTGCAACAAAACATCTTTCATCATCAACACAATGACTAAACCGTTTGGATAAGACTTTTAAAAGATGATCGCCTGCGCTATGTCCTAAAGTGTCATTAATATGCTTAAAATGATCAAGATCAATTAATAGTAAACCAACACTTGTTTGATTATCTTTTGAATATGCAAGGGTACGTTTAAGCTGGAATTTAAATGAACGACGATTACATAATCCAGTTAGTTCATCTCGCTCACTCATGTTTCTAAGCAGATTTTCTGCCAAATGCTGTTGAGTAACGTTACGTGATACACAAAGTATTTGTATGATTTCACCATTTTCCCGATGAATCGGGGTAAGCATATTATCCCAATATTCGGGGTCCTGACTTGGTAAACAGCTCATTCCAGCAAATCTGGCAATTTTGCCCTGAAGCGCTTTTTTTAAAGCGACGCGTCCACGTTTACGAATATGAGGTGGCAAAAGCTCAAGCCATTTCATACCAAATTTTGTTTCATCAACAGGAACACCCAAAGCGAGGCATCCTGATTTGTTCATATGAGAAACTGTGCCGTCTACATTTAATACTTTAATGCAATCTACACTGATGTCTAACATTTGATTTTGTATTTCAATATTCTTTTGTAAGTTTTGTTGTTCTTGAATATCGTGATCAATATCTAAAAAGCTGACATACCATTCACTGGCTAAAGAAGAGCCGCGATATTTGGATGCTTGAATGGAGAGTTTGCACCATCTATATTGATTGCCACTTTGTAAAAGTCGGCATTTTAATTCTATTCTTTTTTTCAGACGAATTGCTTCAAGCCATCTATTTTTGACTTCATCTAAATCGACAGGTGATATAAAATCCAACCATTGCTGAGGTAATGGAGAAAAAGTTTCCTGCCAATATTCTGTACACTCTACATTGCAATATAATATCAAGCCATTTTCATCACTTACCCAAGTCGGTAGTGGAATTTGCTCAACAATAAAATGCTTTTGGGTGTTGTTCGACATTGAAGTCATAACATGCCTAGAAAGATTGTATGGGCGGGTAATCTATTTATCAGTCATTATTGTAATCTTTCTGTAGTAACCAAAACAGTAATAAATAAATCTCACCTGTCTTTTTTTTGAACTAAATTTGAGGTGTTAAACAAATTATATACTTAATATTTAATTTATGTTTTTGTTATTTATTGATTTTTATTTGTGATAAGTTAAAAAAATATTTATGCTTATTTTTGTAAAAAACTTATTAAAACAGAAGCTTATAATTGCCTTTAAAGACTTATCTTAATAAGACCAATGAAAATAAATTATAAAAATGATATGAAGTAATTTGCAATAATTAAAATTTTAATAAAACAAAATTTAACCATAATATATAAAGAGGGAAAGGTTTTAAAAAGTCTGATTAAATACAATAACCACTATTAAGTTTACAAAAGTAATATAAAATAAAGGCTTATATTATCGTAAAATCGTTTTCATCAAGAAGGATATATATTTCCTTTTTGTGCATTTTATAGCCTACATTTTCCCCAAGATGTAGGTTTTTTTTATTCTTAATTTTTGATTTTATAATCTCTAACTATTAAAAATAAAAAAAAGCCAAATGGCTTTTTTATACAGTTTCAGGTTGCTTCAACTCTTGTTGAATATAAAGATTCATATAATATTGTTCAATATAATCATCAGCATAATTGTTTGCTAAGGTTTTTGTTGCCACTTGTTCATGTTTTAAATAGCAGTTTGTTTCGAGGTCTTTTTCAAGTACCCACCATTGACGGTTAATACGACGCACTTGAAACTTGTCACTTTTGTATTTTCTTTTAGCCATTTTCAAAAATTTGCTATTCAGTTGTTGAAAGAGAATTTCTACTGGACTTAGAGGCTCAAGTCAACAGATGAGAAGTTAATTGATTATTTTATGTAGGGGAGTTGTTTCTATTAAGACCTAGATGAAGCATTAAAATAGAGAAAGCTCTCGTAAAGAGAGCTTAATTATTAGTATAAAACATCTGTTTCTCTTTTAACGAGAAAGATTCTTTAAAAGTAATTTTAAACTTTCCATCATTTTTTCTAATTGTAACGGAGTGATACCTTCGAAAGATTGTTCGAGTACCACGCTGGTTAGATCATTAATCTTATTGATCATTTCAGTACCTTTTTCTGTAAGTACTACGCGGGTGATTCGACCATCGGTCTGACAAGAATAAGTTTCAACCAAACCTTCATCTTTTAAACGATAAACAATCTTAGTAGTCGTCGACATTTTTGAAATAATCATATCTGAAAGTTCAGAAACACTCGCATGGGGCTTACTGCTTAAAGCCAACATAATGCGTCGACGTGAGTTATCTAAACCATATTTTTTTAAAGCATTATCAATATTTTGTACATACTGAGCATGTACTTGAGTAATCCAATAATATGGAAAATCTTCAAGAGTAAAAGATTCTGTTGTAGGTAAAAAACGCGCATACTTCTTTGTCATTGACTTTTCCCCATACCTTGGTGGATCGCATTTCTGGTGAACTATCTTTAATAGTTGAAAAATATAGTTTCATCAAGCAAGTTATATCAGGACTTTACTTGGTGAGCAAAATTTATATAGTTAAATTTAACAATGACATGGTTTAACGGTCCTTATCTTGATAAACATTTCTATACTTTGCATAAACTACAAATACTCTTCTTCTATAGTCAAAGTTTGTTGAAAGTTAATGTGACTGAATGGGTCATCGCCATTAGTTCCTTAAAATCTTTGACAGATATACAAGATTGCATTGAGGCTTGCTTGATTGTTAATTAAACAATATTGGCTTGCAGACGCATCGTAGAAAAAAAATTATGATTTGACCGTGGCATTGAACGAGATAGTTTTTGTCTCTAAAGTCATAATTACGAAAAATTAAGATATTTAAATAATAAATGTTTATAAATATCAAACTCTTGATGTGTTTTGTTTTTGATAAAATTTACCATACATTTAACATGAATCATCAATTATTTAGTAAATTAAAAAGGGATCGTTTATTAACTTGTTGATTATTTTAATAAAATTAAAAAAACTGGTTGAGTAGTTAAGTTTATAAATTTAACTTTTTTATCTATAAATTATATTTTTAATAATTTTTACATCAGACAGGATGTCGCTCATCTTTTGAATCGAAAAAAGAACGACTTTAACTGTTATGTTAGCAAGAAGAAGTACCTGCACAGGTTATGGCAAGGGCTACTCAGATTAAGTGATATAGGCCCTATTAGAATGGTTTGTTCAATAGGTTGAGCTTACGATTTTATTTGATTAAATAGATATAGTTTATAAAAAAGGGAGAACTTATATTCTCCCTTTTTTAATTATGAAATGGTCACACCCTTTTCTTCTATCTTTTTCTTAACAATTGCATAGCTTATTCCAGTAACAATACTACCAGCAGCAATTGCAGCGAGATATAACCAAGCGTGATTAATTGCATTTGGAATTAAAAGAACAAATACACCGCCGTGAGGAGTTACTAATTCGCAATGGAATAAGGCAACAAGTGCTCCTGTCACGGCGCCACCTAAAATACAAGTTGGGATAACACGCATTGGGTCTTTAGCTGCAAAAGGAATTGCACCCTCTGAAATAAAACATAAACCTAGTACAAAAGCGGCTTTCCCAGCATCTTTCTCTCCTGTGCTAAATTTATTTTTGGCCACGAAAGTTGCAATAGCCATACCAATAGCAGGGACCATACCGCCCGCCATTGTTGCCGCCATTGGCATATAGGTATTTGTTGTTAGTAATCCGACAGTAAATGCGTAGGCTGCCTTATTGATTGGACCACCCAAATCAATACACATCATGCTTGCTAATATAATTCCCATTAACACAGCATTTGTTGTACCCATATTGTTTAGGAAGTCTTTCATTAGCTCAAAAATATGTGCTACAGGTTGTCCAACCACATAGAACATAATAAGGCCAACAAATAACGTACCTAATAAAGGAATAATTAAAATGGGTTTAAGCGCTTCTAGACTAGTTGGAAGTTTAAGTTTCTTTGCAATAAAAAGAGCGATATAACCTGCAAGGAAACCAGAAACAATACCGCCTAAAAAACCTGCTTGTAATTGAGAGGCGAGTAAGCCGCCAATTAAACCAGGTGCGAGTCCAGGACGATCAGCAATCGAGTAGGCAATATAACCCGATAACATTGGGACCATAAGCATAAATGCAGCGGCCCCAATTTGTTTTAAGATCGCAGGTAAACTTCCAGCTTGCTCAGCAGCATTTAGACCAAAGCATAAAGAGAGGGCAATTAAAAGACCTCCTGCTACGACCATAGGTAACATATAAGAAACACCTGTTAAGAGATGTTTATATACGCCAACCTTTTCGGTTTTATCTTTGTTTTCGGCTGATGTTTGTTGCTTACCTTGTTCTAAAACTTGAGCATTACTCATTGCTTCAGCAAAGGCTTTATCTGTTTGCTTTAATGCAAAACCAGTGCCACATCGGTAAACACGCTTGCCCACAAAACGGTCTGTATTAACTTCAATATCAGTTGCAAGAATTATGATATCTGCCTCAGCAATAGCTTGAGCTGATAAAATATTTTTCGCACCAACGGAACCTTGTGTTTCTACTTCAATATCATAACCAAGTTTTTCTGCACCTTGTTGTAAAGCTTCAGCAGCCATAAAGGTGTGTGCAACCCCAGTAGGGCAAGCTGTAATTGCAACAAACTTAGTTGCTTTGTTTACTGATGTCGTATCACTCTGCCAATCTTGAGCTGGCTTAAAATGATCTAAGGCAGTTTGAAAAGCTGAATGAGCATCCTTTTTTATCTCTTCAATGCTAATTAAAGACAAAGGGTGGGTACCAAAAATATTAAGATCTTTCGGGCGTTGTCCAACAACAATAACTTGATCTAAGTTTTCATTCGCATCGAATTCATCAAGCGGAATAATGTTATTTGGATAACCCTGTTGGGTGGCGACTTGTGCAAGTTTACGAGCTAAAATCAAAGCATTGACTTGCTGTTGCGGACTATTAATGACAAATAATAAATATTTAGCAGTTGGCATCAGATTCACTCAATGAATTGATTGTAGTTTGGGCTTTTAATTGGACTAGCTTTTCAGCATTTGGAATCCGAAAGCCAATTTGTGTGACAGCATGGCTCGCAATTGCTGTAGCGGTTTTTAATGTTTCTTCAGCAGAAAAACCATTCATTAAGCCATGAATCATGCCTGCTAAAAGAGAGTCGCCTGCACCAACGGTACTTTTAACGACTACTTTAGGGGCTTTGGCATGAAGTGGGTGAGTGTTGTGTAGCCAGTTTACACCGTCTTCACCCATCGAAATAACGACATGCTCAATTTCAGCTAAGTTTTCAAAAAGCTTTTTTTGTTCAGCATAGGTCGTGGCAGGAAGCTGATAGCTTTCTACTAATTCATCAGTATTGGGTTTAATCATCCAAGGCTGACACTCAATTGCAGCGACTAATGCTTTACCACTTGTATCAAGAGCAACTTTTTTTCCTTGCCTTTGAATGAGCTTAATAAGCTGCTTTAACTCATCAATACTAAAACCTTGTGGAAGGCTTCCTGCAATAGCAACGACTTCTACTTGCGGCAAAATCATTTCGATTTTCTGAAATAGGTTCTTTTTGTCTTGTTCAGAAACTAAAAAACCTTTTCCATTTAAATCAGTCATGCGGCCGGAATGTTCAGCAATTTTTATATTTTGGCGAGTTTCACCTTCAATATAAATAAACTCAGGCTGGAATTGAGCTTCCTTAAAATGGTTATCAAAAATCTGTCTGTTAGTGGTTCCTAGAAAACCAGAAACAATAACCTCATGTCCCAAGTCTTTTAAAACCTGTGCAATATTTAACCCTTTGCCTGCTGCATGTATTTCTACAGATTCTTGGCGATTTACTTCGCCAACCTGTAATTCATTGAGTTGTATAGTCACATCAATTGCAGGATTTAAAGTAATTGTTAAAACTTTAGCCATTACTGTTCCTAATCTTTAGATTTCTTGTTCGGAGAGCTGACGTACAGCAGGGGCGCTATCACATTCTAGTGCACGTTTTGCAAGCATTTGAGCTTGGCTGTAGTCAAGTGTACGAATTTGGGCTTTTACCAAAGGAATACTATTCGGAGACATGCTGAGCTCATCTACGCCTAATCCCATAAGGATCGGTACAGCTTTTGGATCAGCTGCGAGTTCTCCGCATACACCCACCCATTTGCCATATTTATGTGCAGCTTTTACAGTATGATCAATCAATTGCAAAATGCTTGGGTGGAGGCCATCTGCTTCAGCCGAGAGGATAGGGTGACCACGGTCAATAGCTAAAGTATATTGAGTTAAGTCATTTGTTCCTATACTGAAAAAGTCCACTTCTTGAGCAAGAATAGGGGCAAGTAAGGCAGCAGAGGGAACTTCAATCATAATGCCAACTTCTAAATTGTCACATGGATGTAAAGTTTTAACCTCATCAAGAATTGCCTTTGCTGCACGCCATTCTTCTACACGACCAATCATTGGAAACATGATTCGTAAAGGGCGATCATCTGCGGCTTTAAGCAAAGCGGTAAGTTGTTGACGTAACAGCTCTGGCTGTCTTAGCGTCAAACGAATACCTCTTAGACCTAAAAATGGATTTTCTTCTTCAGCAATTGGAAGGTAAGGAAGTGGTTTGTCACCACCTACATCAAGAGTACGTACTACAAGTGGGCGACCAGCAAGGGCATCTAAGACAACACGGTAATCTGTTTCTTGGGCTGCCTCATTTGGGGCGCTGCTATGAGCCATAAAAACAAGCTCGGTTCTGAGTAGACCGATTGCTTCGGCGCCACATTCTACTGCGTGGGCTGTAGCTTGAACTTTTCCTAAATTGGCAGCAATTTCGATCTGGTGTTGATCTAGAGTAATCGAAGGTTCTTGACAGTGGCGTTCAGCTTCTTCACGAATTTTTTGTTGAAGCTCACGCTCCTGCTTTGCTTGTTCGATTTGCTGAGAATTAGGGTTTAATACAAAAGTTCCTGTATCTCCATTAATTAAAAGAGAACTCTTTTGTTCAATATCTAATACTTGATCGCCAGCACCCACAATGGCAGGAATACCTAAAGCACGAGCAACAATAGCGCTATGGGCACTAGCACCGCCTACAGCTATCAAAATACCCGCTACACGATCTTTATTAAGGCGAGCCACATCACTTGGCCCCACATCATACATGATCAAGATATAAGGCTCTTTTGGCTCTTCGATAATAACTTCACCACAGAGTTGAGCTAAAACCCGATCGCCAATATCACGTAAGTCTGTAGCTCGTTCAGCCAGTAAACGGTCTGGTAAAGCTGCTTGTTCTTTGGCTGCTGCTTCAATATGTTCATACCATGCAGCAGGGGCAGAAAGGTTTAAGTTAATCTTTTGATAAACACCATTAATGAGATCGGGGTCATCCAACATTTCCAGATGTGCTTGGAAGATTTGCTTAATTTCCGTAGCTTCAGATTTCGCAATCACTTGGTGAATATTGTTTTTAACTGCATGAAGTGCAATATCTAGTTTTTCTTTTTCTGCTTTAACACTTAAACCCATACGTTCATATTGATAAATCTTAGGTTTAATGACATGTACGGGGCCAAAAGCTAAGCCGCTTGAAGCTGGAATACCTGTATTTGCACTTAATGTTTTCGGCAGTGATTTTACTGTTTGAGACAATTGAGTTTCTTTGATATCTGGAGGCAGAATTGGTTCAACTTCCTCTCCTAAGCCTTGTTGCACGACCTGAATAACTTTATCTAAAGCTTCAACTGCATCTGTTTCTGGCTCGGCAATAAAACGTAAG is a genomic window containing:
- the ptsP gene encoding phosphoenolpyruvate--protein phosphotransferase, with the translated sequence MLALEPRHIHMNQHAVDKKHALQCLVDILVKDGLVTPEYITGLINREQQSATYLGQGIAIPHGTPQSREFILETGIRLAHFPEGIIWDGENTIYLAVVIAAKSDEHLQVLQILTRALMQDVSEQVKNATQPEQIIELLQAQPLSLTLHENLIQTEIESQDIEDLLWSASQILKKHNFVKCGFLSSLEPDQVIQLQDQIWSISSSKFVQQPAISIVKPRHTLDLDGQKLNTLVCIAANEQLDSQRFNRLIDILFNPEQVAQLDQTQTPNEIAKIIGADVIPDWPHRSVVLANAHGLHARPATHLVNLTKSFQGDIQVAVDEGNFVSAKSLTRLLALGCKRGQTLRFIAEPETDAVEALDKVIQVVQQGLGEEVEPILPPDIKETQLSQTVKSLPKTLSANTGIPASSGLAFGPVHVIKPKIYQYERMGLSVKAEKEKLDIALHAVKNNIHQVIAKSEATEIKQIFQAHLEMLDDPDLINGVYQKINLNLSAPAAWYEHIEAAAKEQAALPDRLLAERATDLRDIGDRVLAQLCGEVIIEEPKEPYILIMYDVGPSDVARLNKDRVAGILIAVGGASAHSAIVARALGIPAIVGAGDQVLDIEQKSSLLINGDTGTFVLNPNSQQIEQAKQERELQQKIREEAERHCQEPSITLDQHQIEIAANLGKVQATAHAVECGAEAIGLLRTELVFMAHSSAPNEAAQETDYRVVLDALAGRPLVVRTLDVGGDKPLPYLPIAEEENPFLGLRGIRLTLRQPELLRQQLTALLKAADDRPLRIMFPMIGRVEEWRAAKAILDEVKTLHPCDNLEVGIMIEVPSAALLAPILAQEVDFFSIGTNDLTQYTLAIDRGHPILSAEADGLHPSILQLIDHTVKAAHKYGKWVGVCGELAADPKAVPILMGLGVDELSMSPNSIPLVKAQIRTLDYSQAQMLAKRALECDSAPAVRQLSEQEI